DNA sequence from the Malus domestica chromosome 06, GDT2T_hap1 genome:
CGGTAACCTTCTCGAGAAAATTCGCAGAGAAAAATCCAATCCGAAGCTCCGAAAGGCTCATGTGAGCCTAATTACCGAAATGTCCTTCTCCCCCACGCTCTCCATTTCCAGCTCTTCGCCTATATCCGCCTCAGTTTACAAAATTAACCCCAAGTCCCACCAGCTCACTGTCGTCACCAAAGCCCCGGACTCGTCCGTGCACCGGAGATTCTTATCCGTCCGCCATAACTTCCTCTCCGGCGACCGTCGGCTGGCGTTCTCTGCCAGGGCGAAGCCGAAGGATCTCATCCTCGGGAACCCGTCGGTGACGCTGGAGAAGGGGAAGTACAGCTACGACGTCGAGACCCTAATTAACAAACTCAGTAGCCTCCCTCCGCGCGGAAGCATCGCTCGGTGCCTCGACATTTTCAAGAACAAGCTGTCGCTGAACGATTTCGCTTTGGTGTTCAAGGAGTTCGCCGCGCGCGGTGATTGGCAGCGGTCGCTCCGCCTCTTCAAGTATATGCAGCGCCAGATATGGTGCAAGCCGAACGAGCACATATACACGATAATGATCAGCTTGCTCGGCCGCGAGGGGCTGCTGGATAAGTGCACCGAGGTGTTCGACGAAATGCCTAGCCAGGGCGTGGTCCGCAGCGTCTTCAGCTACACCGCATTGATCAATGCCTACGGGCGTAACGGTCAGTACGAAACCTCCCTTGAACTTCTTGGTAGAATGAAGAAGGATAAGGTTTCGCCGAGTATTTTGACTTATAATACTGTGCTCAATGCTTGTGCAAGAGGTGGGTTGGATTGGGAAGGATTGTTAGGATTGTTTGCCGAAATGCGGCACGAAGGAATACTGCCGGACCTTGTTACTTATAATACTTTGCTTAGTGCTTGTGCTGGTAGAGGATTAGGTGATGAGGCGGAGATGGTGTTCAGGACTATGAATGAGGGTGGGATTGTTCCGGATATAACCACGTATCGTTACCTTGTTGAAACTTTTGGTAAATTGGACAAGCTCGAGAGAGTCTCGGAGCTTCTTAAAGAGATGGAAGCTGGAGGGAATTTGCCTGATATTACGTCATATAATGTGTTACTAGAGGCATATGCACAATTGGGGTCGATTAGAGAGTCAATGGGTGTGTTTAGGCAGATGCAGGCAGCAGGGTGTATGCCAAATGCCGCCACTTACAGTATTTTGTTGAATCTGTACGGGAGTCATGGAAGGTATGATGATGTTCGGGAGCTTTTTCTTGAGATGAAAGTGAGCAATACAGTGCCAGATGCAGCTACGTATAACATTCTCATACAAGTGTTTGGGGAGGGTGGGTATTTTAAGGAGGTAGTGACTTTGTTTCATGATATGGTGGAGGAGAAAATCGAGCCCAATATGGAGACGTATGAAGGGTTGATATATGCTTGTGGAAAGGGAGGACTCCATGAGGATTCCAAGAAAATTTTACTTCACATGCACGAGAATGGAATAGTGCCTAGTACCAAGGCCTATACAGGGGTTATTGAAGCATATGGGCAAGCGGCATTGTATGACGAAGCTCTTGTTGCCTTCAACATAATGAATGAAGTGGGAAGCAAACCATCAGTTGAAAGCTACAACTCGCTGATACATGCATTTGCAAGAGGCGGATTATACAGGGAGACTGAAGCAGTCTTGTTGATAACAGGCGAGGCTGGTGTTGCCAGGAATGTCCATACAGTCAATGGCATGATAGAAGCTTTTAGGCAAGGAGGTCAATTTGAAGAAGCTATCAAGGCATACGTTGAGATGGAAAAGACAAGATGCGAACCTGATGAGTGGACCCTTGAGGCAGTTTTAAGCGTTTACTGCGTTGCAGGTCTTGTTAATGAGTGTGAGGAGCACTTCCAAGAGATTAAAGCCTCAGGAATATTACCCAGTGTCATGTGCTACTGCATGATGCTTGCTGTTTATGCGAGGAGTGACAGGTCAGTATTCACGCAATAGTTTCACAAtattttgcttttgtttgttaaattaaaccatccattttAAGTTAATGGATAAGATGTGTATTTGCTAAAAGAAGTGGCAGTAAGGGATTTCGGATTACTGAATTTCAGTAACTAACGTACCAGTCTTAAGTTCTTAATCTATGGTAGGTTAGTATCGAAAAGTCAGTCTTCCTAAGTTCTTAATTATTAAAGAATCCATGTTATATTGGTAGCTTGCACTGCTTCAGACAATACATCCTTTACATTCTCTATCCCAGAATCTTACACCTAAGAGGACTGGCAATAAATATGTCCAGTATGGCCTCTGCAACCTTAAAGCTCAACCCGTCATTCTCCATTCACTACATTGTTAATCTTATAGCCTTTAGCAACCGGTCACTGGAGATTTTCAAATCAATTCTACTTGGATTgcttttgaagcttgcataAGTATCGTTGGTCCATGGGATTTTGAAACTTTTACAGAAACAAAGTTTATTTGTTTGTCTTGTTATGTCTTACCGTTTAGGCTCCTTGCTTTCAGGTGGGATGATGCCTATGAGTTGCTGAATGAGATGCTTACAAACAGGCAATCAAATATTCATCAAGTGATTGGGCAGATGATCAAGGGAGACTACGATGATGACTCTAACTGGCAGATGGTAGAATATGTTTTTGACAAATTAAAATCTGAGGGATGCGGGTTGGGAATGAGGTTCTACAACACTCTACTGGAAGCACTTTGGTGGCTGGGTCAGAAACAAAGAGCTGTGCGAGTTCTTAATGAAGCAACACAGCGGGGGCTTTTTCCTGAACTTTTTCGTAAAAATAAACTTGTGGCGTCTGTTGATGTGCACAGGTATTGGAGAATTTGTCTCTTTCTAGCCATGTTCTTTCTCTTACTTAGCTTCATTTCAGTCTTGACGTTGACCATTTTGCAGGATGTGGCAAGGTGGTGCATATACAGCAATGTCACTTTGGCTAAACAATATGTATGAGATGTTCCTCAATGGCGAGGATCTACCCCATCTTGCAACTGTCGTCGTAGTGTAAGCTGCTCTTTCCTTTGTACAATTTCTTTTCTGATGTTCTTCTTCTAAAAGCCTACTTGATCAAAACTTGCTTAGGGATTATATGACCTGGGTTGGCTAGGATTTATATGGTCTAGGTAGGTGAGAATAAAAAAACGTGAAAGGCTATATTTAGGAATTACAAATCGAATTTAGGGGTTTTGTAACTTTGTCATTGGTATTGCATACTTCACCTTGTCTGACTACGGGTgatgtgttttttatttgatcaGACGAGGGAAGATGGAGAAAAGCTCCATATCACAAGAACTACCGATTGCAAAGGCTGCTTATACATTTCTGCAGGATAATATGCCAGCGTCCTTTTCTTTCCCAAAATGGAACAATGGTCGAATACTCTGCCAGCGCCCTCAGCTCAAGCGGATTCTATCAAGCATTGAACCATCCACAGAGGGGTCCGAAAGGAATAATATAACCACGTTAAGTAACTCTCCGTTTCCTCCTCCCGGAACAAAGATATCCTCCCGTGCTGTCAATAGTGGACGGTATAATGATGCCAGTTCTGATGCAAGAATTAGGACAAGAACAGAGCTTTTGACAAGCACGGTTTAAATACACACTCGATATACTCATCATCAGCTAACAGGTTTTGAAAGTTTTACCGACTTTTTTCCCAAATCAGAAGGACGGGAATGCTGCTTCACGATCAGTTCACCGTTTGATTTCTTAGAGTTTCAGTTTCAGTTTGACGGAGAATGATTTTCGGTCCTCGCTGCGACAAGGTCAGTTAAAGGTTGTTTACAGTTTTTTGATACGAAGTCAGTTTTGGTCCTTGGATTACCCGTGTAAGACCTCAAGCGGCGAGGATTGTGTTTTTGTAGGCGTAGGTTATTCCTTTTCATGTGTAAATGTACACTAGAATTTTGCGTCGAGGAAATCTTTGGAGACAAGTTAAGAGACTGTTCTAGTTCACACTTCACAATATAAACCACCTTCAAAAGCTTATGTACCAATCAGACCCAGTATATTTCTGATTAATATAGCaaaatttggaagaaaaaaaatttagcgtgctgaaagtttttttttagttacaCCGGGCTGAAAGTTCTCTCCGAAATTTGATGTATTACTGTTTTCGAGATAAAATTTTGGGCATAAATCTTAATTGACTTTACCACAGGTCCTAATTTTTCCCCACAAAGGCTATTTTCTAACCACCTTATCACTATGTGAACTATTAATCCAATTAGGACAatattttatcttttgttttcaaaatataTAACCAAATCTGGCAAAGAAaaagggacaaggattgtctgctctcccactttcggtgccctcccgtgccctcctgtttgtgtggtcatagttaagtcacgtcagcattttatattactattcatttttgtcttattctctctataaaaaaattataaaatattgacgtagcttaaacgtgaccgcacaaaacaggagggcaccggaagtgggaaggcagacaatccttgttcaAGAAAAAGCTAGACCCAGAAACCATTCAGCCGAACGCAGCCACCGCTCTGTACCCTAGCTAGTGTTCCCAACCATTTAGGCCAGCTTTTCAGGTGAACATCCAAGGCTTTAGAGCATCCCCTGGTGTGGGGCTCTATGTGCGGCTAGAAAAGTGGTGGATATAACATATTTTAAAGATCTGATGAATCTTTCAGGCTTTATAAAAGAATGTCTCTCAATGAGGGGCTATTAGCTCTATATGgggttatatatatttatttatacggTAATTTGattatgtgattttttttttgtgtgtgttaaCTTCTCTTAAGTTGATTTTTAGACGTGTTATCttaaaatttttttatgaaCCCTTCAACCTAGAAAAGTTCAAATTTTGACAAAGTTAGATTTCTTCAATTATGAACCGTTCTTTGGATTAGAGAATTGTCTCAATCTCCTCTACTTCGCTATctgaaataatttgattttcatgTACAATACAACAATTTACCTAGCACCAA
Encoded proteins:
- the LOC103437768 gene encoding pentatricopeptide repeat-containing protein At1g74850, chloroplastic; this encodes MSFSPTLSISSSSPISASVYKINPKSHQLTVVTKAPDSSVHRRFLSVRHNFLSGDRRLAFSARAKPKDLILGNPSVTLEKGKYSYDVETLINKLSSLPPRGSIARCLDIFKNKLSLNDFALVFKEFAARGDWQRSLRLFKYMQRQIWCKPNEHIYTIMISLLGREGLLDKCTEVFDEMPSQGVVRSVFSYTALINAYGRNGQYETSLELLGRMKKDKVSPSILTYNTVLNACARGGLDWEGLLGLFAEMRHEGILPDLVTYNTLLSACAGRGLGDEAEMVFRTMNEGGIVPDITTYRYLVETFGKLDKLERVSELLKEMEAGGNLPDITSYNVLLEAYAQLGSIRESMGVFRQMQAAGCMPNAATYSILLNLYGSHGRYDDVRELFLEMKVSNTVPDAATYNILIQVFGEGGYFKEVVTLFHDMVEEKIEPNMETYEGLIYACGKGGLHEDSKKILLHMHENGIVPSTKAYTGVIEAYGQAALYDEALVAFNIMNEVGSKPSVESYNSLIHAFARGGLYRETEAVLLITGEAGVARNVHTVNGMIEAFRQGGQFEEAIKAYVEMEKTRCEPDEWTLEAVLSVYCVAGLVNECEEHFQEIKASGILPSVMCYCMMLAVYARSDRWDDAYELLNEMLTNRQSNIHQVIGQMIKGDYDDDSNWQMVEYVFDKLKSEGCGLGMRFYNTLLEALWWLGQKQRAVRVLNEATQRGLFPELFRKNKLVASVDVHRMWQGGAYTAMSLWLNNMYEMFLNGEDLPHLATVVVVRGKMEKSSISQELPIAKAAYTFLQDNMPASFSFPKWNNGRILCQRPQLKRILSSIEPSTEGSERNNITTLSNSPFPPPGTKISSRAVNSGRYNDASSDARIRTRTELLTSTV